A section of the Desulfatiglans anilini DSM 4660 genome encodes:
- the hpt gene encoding hypoxanthine phosphoribosyltransferase, with translation MKKTLFISRDAIAQRVAELAREIARDYGQDKPILIGVLNGSVFFFADLVRALDLPCEIDFVRAASYGMSMDSSGCIRLTKEPEIPLEGRRVLLVEDIVDTGQTISLLIETLRHQNPQELKICVLIDKLERRTQEVPIDYYGFRVEEGFLVGYGLDYAEQYRQLPEIFTLEP, from the coding sequence GTGAAAAAAACCCTTTTTATCTCCAGGGACGCCATTGCTCAGCGAGTGGCGGAGCTGGCCCGCGAGATCGCCCGGGACTACGGCCAGGATAAGCCCATCTTGATCGGGGTCTTGAACGGGTCCGTTTTTTTCTTCGCCGACCTGGTGCGCGCACTGGATCTGCCGTGTGAAATCGATTTCGTCCGCGCCGCCAGCTACGGCATGTCCATGGACAGCAGCGGCTGCATCCGGTTGACCAAGGAGCCGGAGATCCCGCTCGAAGGGCGCAGGGTCCTTCTGGTCGAAGACATCGTCGACACCGGGCAGACCATTTCGCTCCTGATCGAGACCCTGAGGCATCAGAATCCGCAAGAACTCAAGATCTGCGTTCTGATCGACAAACTGGAACGCCGTACCCAGGAGGTTCCGATCGATTACTATGGATTCAGGGTGGAGGAAGGATTTCTCGTCGGCTATGGGTTGGACTACGCCGAGCAATACCGCCAGCTGCCGGAGATATTCACTTTGGAGCCCTGA